The Pseudodesulfovibrio senegalensis genome contains the following window.
CACGTCCCTGATCAGTCCCCTGGCGCAGGAGCGCGGGTCCACCAGTTCTGCGGCACCATATTCCTTGGCGGCAACGGTTCCCGCGCCAAAGGGCATCTCTCCGTGCGTGACCGTTGGGCCGTCTTCCACCACCAGCACGCGCTTGTCGCGCACCAGTTCCGGTTGGTCTACCACGACCGGGGATTCCGCATAAATGATCTGAGCTTTGGGATTGAACCGTTTGATGTTGGTCTGAACCACGTCCACGTTGTCGGAGTCCGCGGTGTCCATCTTGTTGATGACCGCAATGTCGGCCAGCAGCATGTTGGTCTCGCCCGGGTGGTACAGACGTTCATGCCCGGGCCGGTGCGGATCGAAGACCGTTATGGCTACATCGGGCTTGAAAAAGGGCGTATCGTTGTTGCCGCCGTCCCATATAACCACGTCCGCCTCCTGTTCGGCATCACGCAGGATGGCCTCGTAGTCGATGCCTGCATACACCACGCCTCCGAGATCGATGATCGGTTCGTATTCCTCGCGTTCCTCAATGGTGCATTGATGCCGGTCCATGTCGTCATATGATGCGAACCGCTGCACCTTTTGCCGGGAGAGGTCGCCGTAGGGCATGGGATGCCGCACCACCACGGCCTGTTTGCCCTGATCGCGCAGGATTTGCAGGACCTTGCGCGAGGTTTGCGATTTGCCGCAGCCCGTACGGACCGCGCAGACCGAGATGACGGGCTTGGTGGATTCGATCATGGTGTACTGCGCACCGATGAGCAGAAAATCCGCACCCATTGATTGCACTTTGGCGGCTTTGTGCATGACGTAGGAGTGGGGCACGTCCGAATAGGAGAAGACAACGAGATCGACCTTATAATGGCTGATTACGTATGTCAGGTCGGATTCGTGGTGGATGGGGATGCCTTCCGGATAGCCTTCTCCGCACAGTTCGGACGGATAGCGGCGTCCCTCAATGCCGTCTATCTGGTTGGCCGTGAAGGCCATGACCCGGTAGCGCGGATTGTTCCGGAAGTATACGTTGAAATTGTGAAAATCCCTGCCGGCCGCGCCCATGATGATGACTTTTTCCTGCATTGCAGCCTCCGTGCCCGTATTCGGTGGTTACATGTGCCAGTTGGGAGATTGGTCTTCAATTACGATATTTGGCGGATAAATGGAAGAGGGAGACCCCCAGCAGGGTGAAGAGTTTCTGTTGTGCGTGTTGGAGTTTCGGTCGTGTGGCCGGTTTTGGCGTTGCTCAACCAACGATGGCGAGCCGGTGATGCGATTCCGTTTCGGCAAGGCAGGGCGCGTATGTGCCCTGCGGCGTGCGAACGCTCTGATGATTTTGTCCTTTCTGACAAACGAAAAAGGGTTGCAGCAGCTGTTGCAACCCTTTTGATTTCGTGGTGCCGAAGAGAAGACTCGAACTTCCACGCCCGTGAAGGCACATGGTCCTGAACCATGCGTGTCTACCAATTCCACCACTTCGGCTCGCGGATGATTCTTTTAGCCATGGCGCCTTGCTTTGGCAAGCTTTTTTTTATTTTTTGCCGCGTTCATTCATGCTTACGTAGGGACGTCTGCATTCGCCCGTGTATATCTGACGCGGACGGTGGATTTTTTCCTGTCCGGCGCTGTAGGCCTCGTACCAGTGGGCGATCCAGCCGGGCATGCGGCCGATGGCGAACATGACCGGGAACATGTCTACCGGGATGTTCAGGGCGCGCAGGATGATGCCGGAATAGAAGTCCACATTGGGGTAGAGTTTCCGGGAGACAAAGTAATCGTCTGCCATGGCTTTTTCCGCCAGTTCCATGGCCAGTTCCAGCAGGTCGTCGTCCGTACCCAGGGTTCCAAGCAGGTCTGTTGCGGCCTTGCGCAGGATGCGGGCCCGCGGGTCGAAGCTTTTGTAGACACGGTGGCCGAAGCCCATGAGCCGGAATTCCTTGTTCTTGACCCGTTCAAGATAGCTGTCGATGGTCATTTCGTTGTTGCGGATTTCATGCAGCATGCGGATGACGCCCGCGTTGGCCCCGCCATGCAGTTTGCCCCACAGGGCGCAAATGCCGGCCGATACCGATGCAAACAGGTTGGCCTGTGTGGACTGGACCATGCGTACGGTGGAACAGGAGCAGTTTTGCTCGTGGTCCGCATGCAAAAGGAAAAACAGGCTCAACGCCCGGGTTTCTTCCTTGCTGGGTTCGTAGAGGCGGTAAGGCTCCGAGAACATCATGTGCAGGAAATTCTGGCAGTAGCTGAGCGACGGGTTCGGGTACATGAAGGGCAGGCCCTGCGACTTGCGGTAAGACCATGCTGCAACGGTGCGTAC
Protein-coding sequences here:
- a CDS encoding cyclic 2,3-diphosphoglycerate synthase, giving the protein MQEKVIIMGAAGRDFHNFNVYFRNNPRYRVMAFTANQIDGIEGRRYPSELCGEGYPEGIPIHHESDLTYVISHYKVDLVVFSYSDVPHSYVMHKAAKVQSMGADFLLIGAQYTMIESTKPVISVCAVRTGCGKSQTSRKVLQILRDQGKQAVVVRHPMPYGDLSRQKVQRFASYDDMDRHQCTIEEREEYEPIIDLGGVVYAGIDYEAILRDAEQEADVVIWDGGNNDTPFFKPDVAITVFDPHRPGHERLYHPGETNMLLADIAVINKMDTADSDNVDVVQTNIKRFNPKAQIIYAESPVVVDQPELVRDKRVLVVEDGPTVTHGEMPFGAGTVAAKEYGAAELVDPRSCARGLIRDVYRKYPHLGPVLPAMGYSEEQVGDLKASIEACDCDAVLLATPANISRIMELDVPMVRANYSYADAGDPSLERHLCQLLDLRIPHWR
- a CDS encoding citrate synthase; the encoded protein is MLKKQADATTKTAYLILDGTTYELPVMVGTENEHAIDITKLRNETGHITYDPGYANTGSCSSAITYVNGEEGALHYRGYPIEEIADKHGSFIETAWLLIFGKLPNHEERQEFRQMLTDNELLHEDLRHHFEGFPSKGHPMAILSAVVNAMGCYHPDLLEIQTEEEFIQAAAKVISKVRTVAAWSYRKSQGLPFMYPNPSLSYCQNFLHMMFSEPYRLYEPSKEETRALSLFFLLHADHEQNCSCSTVRMVQSTQANLFASVSAGICALWGKLHGGANAGVIRMLHEIRNNEMTIDSYLERVKNKEFRLMGFGHRVYKSFDPRARILRKAATDLLGTLGTDDDLLELAMELAEKAMADDYFVSRKLYPNVDFYSGIILRALNIPVDMFPVMFAIGRMPGWIAHWYEAYSAGQEKIHRPRQIYTGECRRPYVSMNERGKK